GACGCCATCACCCTGCGCAGGGAGAACACCATGCTGAATGAGCAGCTCACCACCTACACCAGGTacgtctgcctgtctgtctgctccgTGTGTGGAACTGAATATATTAAGATTGAACACATTAAAGTTTGTCTTTGGCTTTTCTCTTTTAACCAGGAAGTGCAAAGAGGACTTTGCTCATTCTTTGGATGGGATTAAAATGGTGACCAGGGATTTCCTGAACAGGATCAACAACCTGTTTCCGCACCAGATGACCTTTCACCTCACCTGTGACAGccagcaggagcagctggagaagatCAGAAACAGCTGCACCAACCTGTCCAGAGACGTGGAGAACAAGTTCCAGATGTATTTAGACAAAGTGGGCAACAAGGTGAGTGCCAGATATTTTACCAATCTTTGATTTGGTGTCACTCAAATAAAGTACCTCAATTTGTACTCGAGTACAGTACTTCACTCATATGCTTCACCTTACGTGTACTTTCCACCACCCTCCTTTAAACTTTCCATGAAGCTGATGGAATATTCCGAAGAACTAAATTGGATGGGAAACCAGTATCTCAAGGGAGGAAGTCTATCCGCTGCCTCATTCATGATCATTCTGGCTAAAGAGACAGACGTCCTCTGAGGCCAAGGCAGGGTCAAAGCAGAAGTGAGGTGTGTGGCTctgctgacacagcagcactgtgtaGAACAGCAGAAGCACAACCTCAGCAgcagatatatttttttttactatttagAACAATATTTATTTCAGATGTGACGCTCACAGAGGGGTCAAATATCATCATTTGTATTGGAATGTATCTTCAGTGCGGGTGTTCACCTTCCTGTTATCCCGTAGGCAGAATTTCAACTGTGACTTTTCCATAAACACGTTTATCAAACTTtagtctctttctctttcagaaGTACAGTGGTTCTTAAATGTTTtgtaaccttttttttttcttttcagttttttagaCATAATTCTAAACCAATTACACTTTTTAGGTTAATTTTTCTAACGATAAGTGTATAACACAGATCAACATACCACAACATTTAAGCTAGTTTGCAGAACCTGCTCCTAGGTGGACCCTTTATACAAATAcacaagaaaacataaaaacagcccaAAACACAAACCATTGTATAAAAAATGACCATAAACTCAATGACAAACACCACAACACATTCATGACTGATTTCTATTTTTCAACTAAAGattattattaattcatctACCAATCATTTTCTCAATTTACTGATCGAAATGATTTGTCCAAATGTAAGATTATGATTTTAATAACTGTCAATGTAGAATTTATGGCTTAGCTGTTGTATTGATTTGCACTGAATGTTGTAGGTGTGTTGTAGGAGTGACCACTGAGTGTATATCATACTGAGGAGGCTGCTTATGACCAAGAGGTCACACAGTCACTTAAATGTGAAAAGATCATAGAATACATCAAACTGTTTGCAGCGTAGAATAGTTAACAGGCTCTAATTAGTCTAAATGTCCACAATAAGTTTTGCAACCGAACATATTTCTTATATTTCAGGTGGGAATCTAACGTAAGACAGAGATATTTTACTTCCGAAACCTTTTCAAAACACTGTCCATTAATCTTTAAATGTAACGTATTAGCTTTTGAGCCCTGGTTTTCTGACTGTTGAGCGTTACACACAAGTTGTCAAACCGCACAGTCAAATTCTTCAAACTTACAAAACCTGATCCTTGTTCATTTTGTGGCTACATTCAACCGATTCAGCCACATATTTGGACATTAACCTATGAGTTCACACGCTCACATTGACAGATAGAAATAgacacacagtaaacaaaaacaggtgCAATTATGTAAAGGCACCATCTGGAAACACATTTGGTTCAgttgagactgtgacacattcTTCAACCACGGAGCATTACTCTCTAGGGACTCTGTACCTTCCTCTGCCATCACACacaagtctggaaaaaaaaacaacaaatattatATCTGAAAGGAAAAACGTGGCATCCGGTGAGAAATCTATCacattcttttaaaaaaatgattttcttcttcCAGGTGGCAGAGATCCAAGCCCTGTCCAGTCGTCTGGAggtgcaaaacacacatttgaactCTGATCTGCAGCAGTGTGAACGCACTGGCGGTGAGGCGGCTGCAGAGGCTGCCAAGCAGCTACAGCTCAAGCAAAAGACTCATGACGACCAGGTAGATTCTATTTGTGCATACTGTAGATGTAAGTGTGTGGGTGGGAAATGGGAACCAAGGGGAGAGATCCATGgaacaatgttttttctttggtcATAAAACTCTGAATGTGCTTGTGAAATAACAAGAAGCTAAATCATACAGTCGCATCAGAGAGATGAGGGTGCAAAaggaagggtttttttttttttttttattgttttccatTGAAAATAACACACGCATGTATTGTTAAGGTGGAAAATTTACTGGTGGAGCAGAACCGGCTGAGAGACCAGAACAAGCTGCAGAAAGACACTTTagctctgagagagaaagagcttcAGACCCTCCAGCGACTGCTCCCCGCACAGTCCAAGGTAAAATACACTGCTCTCAAAGTACCAGCTGGCTAAGTGTATTGTATTTGGCTTTCTGAGTGTGTGGACAGCAGTGTAGAGGTAAGGTGGTGgaatctgcagaaaaaaaacaagttttagGGCAGCAGGAAGGATGGACAGGCAAGATAACAAAAGAAGGTCATTTTTAAGGAGTCATAAGTTCACAAAACGACGCATTTCAAACTCCTCGGCTATTAGTGTCCAGTGTAGGTGTCTGTGCACAGCCGAGGCTGCACACATGTGGTCTCTGTGTACTGTTGAATAATACTGGAATAATCTGATGTGGTTTCCAGTCTGGTGTTCCTAAAGCTGCTGGCCTACAGGCGGCcccacagcagagcagacagactgcGTGGCTCTCCATCGGAGTGCCTGGCATCAACAAAACGGTAAACTTTATATTGGAATAAAAACCATTACCAGATTACAATTCATAAGAAATGTCATGAAAGTTTCGTATTTTGTGTGTAGCCACtgtagcagctctgtgaagttGTATTTAGGCACAGGTGCTTTGAACGTCAGCGTGCCGACATGCTTACGTTCCATTCACTATCTTAGATTAGCAttttggcatgctaacatttgctaattagcattaaacacaaagtacagctgagactgatgggcaggcatttgatcataaaccaatggataatttccttttttctgtaagtgtttacaattcatcctgagggggattTGAATGTCTGCAGCAAATTTCATGGCGGTGACTCCCACATTTAATCAGATTAAATATGGGATGCATATTtgatttcactcaaaaccacaaacatgaaGCTCCTGGTGGCGCTGGGGGAAAAGTCAGATGATCATCAAAGTCTGCTGAACGACTGTGGATGTCTGAACAATTTTCATGGAAATGCATCCTGTAGTCACTGAGTTATTGGACCAAAGCGGTGGAGCGACAGACATCGCCGTCCCTGGAGCCACTCtgatgctagcatggctaaaaatagcacagaaaagacaaacttGAGCTCACTTCCTCAATGCTCGCACTTCAtactgtgtgtccttgtgttccTCCTCCAATCggctctcttcatctcttcttcaCATATTTCGTTCTGTAAACTGAATCAACATTAATTCCAGTGATCCAACTCTTAGACAATGATCTCATTGCTGTCACTGATCTTTAACTCTAATCATCAATGTTTTGTCTTCCAGGTGAGATGAAGTGAAGCGGCCGGGTAACGACTGCGAGTGATTTTGCCTTTCAAGAATTTTCTAGAGACATTTAGACATTCGTGATACATCACACTTCACCACACCCTGTGAATGACCCGAGTCCAGATTAATGTTGTAGTTACTGTTGTTGCTCTGTGTATGCTTTGTTTAGCTCTACTTGGAATTGAggattcatgtgtgtttgactcGTGTTTGAGTTCAAACCTTTTACTGTGAAAAGCTTCTGTATCTAACAGGTAAATGTAAAAACTTCCATGACACTGGTGTAAATATTTTCTATTGTGTGTCACTCACTGTGGTAGTTAGCTTTTCTCTACGGTGgaaattaaaatcaaatgaaaaactgacTCATTCCTTAGCTGTGCTGTCCTCAGTCTCTATTGTCTCTCTGGcattaaaatgacaacaaagactCAGGCAGGACTTTTGGGTGTTTCCTCGCAATTCACATGTTTGAATTTTCCCCGCAGCCTGGATGTCAATACAGCCAACAGCCAAGTCATAAACACATCATCACATCCGCAGTCATCAGCAGTTCTGGACACTGCAGTTCAGGAATAAGAAGGAAGACGTTTTGCATGAATTGGACTGAAAGCTGCAGTTTTTATGACTGAAAGTTGAGGCTTAAGTGCCATTAACTGCCATGTTTATGGTGCATTTTAAAAGTAGAGTATAGTAGCTGTTACATGAACTGTTCTCATGCTTCACGACTTCTTCCTTTGCTGGAAACAACCACTCGGTTTGGTActgaagaagagacagacatgacatgaaaactgAAGTACCACTTAATATCTAAGAGGTTGTATGACTTGTCACGATCCAGATGTCAGATCAAATGCTCTGAAATGCTTTAACATCTGACCTGAAGACGGCCTCCTTACACCACTTGTGTAAAAACTGTATACTTGATAAAATGTATTAGTCTGAGGTTAAGTATGCAGATGTTAAGGGTTAGGAGACCTTTTAGAATATGAACATGTTATCTAATGTGTCATCTGGACTTTTAACAAATAATATTTTCCTAATTTCTTCTTTATTGAACATATTTATACATACAACTCACTGCTCATGATTATTTTTCACTCACAAGTCAACTTTCAGAGCAAACTCCCCTCTAATACTCATTTCTACTGTTTCCTTCTGTTAAATTCTGTGTCAGTACGTTAAgttatttttcatcttctgtAGTTTCTCATTCAGTTTTCTGTGCTGAGATCAGAATGATGCTGTATATTCTAATAATTCTTGAGTGAATTCTTTGTGACAAGCCTGCGAAAAATCACACCATCAGTTAGTCGGGACAAATATTTGAGATTCCTTCCACGTTGCATAAGAAAACCCATGCAGATAAATCCCCAGGCTCACTGCTCTGATGGATGTGTCAGACAGGTGTGTGAGTCTGCCTCCTGTCCTCAGGAAATCCTTTGTTAAACAAGAAGTGTTTTCGATCCCATGTATAGACCCgaacacactcacccacacacaccctgtcgatgaatcaaatgaaactgactgtGCTGGACCTGCCTATGTCAACCTCACATCTCAGTACAGCCATTAGTCAAAAGCACAGGAAACTGACAGAAAGCTGAAGGTCTCACTCATTAGTCTGCTGTGAGCTACATCATGGCACAAATTGGCTTTTTGGATGGAAAACTCAGTCCATCTGGTCACAACAGCTATTATATGGACTGCTGAGGAATGAAACCTACCTACTTTGATGAGGCTCCGGCttctcctctagcgccaccatgaggttgacatctGTTTTTTAGTGAAAGGTTTTGACCACGGTTGTACTGCCATGAACTTTGGTACAGAAAgccatggtgcccagaggacgaatcctgatgactttggtgactCCCTGTTATTCCTTCACTCTCCATGTCGTTTTATAttgctctctgtttcctccgTGTCTTGtcttaatgtttttttatgtcATATAAAGCACTCTGAACTGCTGTTGTATTCAAAGATCATGCACAAATAAACTTGCCCATACAACCTTATTCTTATTACTTACGAATCAACCCACTCACCTTTAATCTCACGAGCACTCTGTACacaatgtatttaatattttcatggACAGAAATATATCCGTATGACCAAGTACTGACAACCCTCTAGTACTGGAAGCTGGCAAAAATCTGGTCAGGTTTGGCTGCTTGTGCTCAGAAAATGTTTATCATTGAGGAACTTTTGGCTCCTCTTGTTACCTTAAAACAGGattctacagccatgctagcagctctgtgaggctgtctTGACTTAAACGC
The Chaetodon auriga isolate fChaAug3 chromosome 3, fChaAug3.hap1, whole genome shotgun sequence DNA segment above includes these coding regions:
- the plvapb gene encoding plasmalemma vesicle associated protein b isoform X1; its protein translation is MYSSSYSRAKFGLEAREPLHRPRGKSCGYYMRIVFFFSSLIQSLIIVSLVLFLIYGQPEKSAEEKRVKELEQNFNRLSENNILLRKEKGELGAQLGARTAEKAALEKEMEKLKTDANATESGLKVKLAVCERMSATTRSIMAQRLSTPIQPPVVVTASSELKTLQSLNAQQKALINLIEANFTQTVQHLTHERDSALKNRDTHHQDAITLRRENTMLNEQLTTYTRKCKEDFAHSLDGIKMVTRDFLNRINNLFPHQMTFHLTCDSQQEQLEKIRNSCTNLSRDVENKFQMYLDKVGNKVAEIQALSSRLEVQNTHLNSDLQQCERTGGEAAAEAAKQLQLKQKTHDDQVENLLVEQNRLRDQNKLQKDTLALREKELQTLQRLLPAQSKSGVPKAAGLQAAPQQSRQTAWLSIGVPGINKTVR